The sequence gaggaggaggctgtggaggaggaggaggccgtggaggaggaggaggccgtggaggacgtggaggaggcggtggcggtagaggaggctctggtggaggaggatgtggaggaggcgttagacgaggagaaagagacagtggacgaggaggaagaggcagtctacaagtaagattaggccgtggtggaggacgttgtggatgaggaggaggaggccgtggaggtggaggaggaggtggtggaggactaggtggtggaggaatcataggatcattagtgttggaggagaccttcaagtttgtgccacaagtgaagcctcagaaatcctcaaatccctccgctgcacctcagggcattgcctcagtgcagcttcagtcttggggacagcatttggaattgaggcaggggttggcaggagcatcctttgtgagggacctaagaccccagcaaggctcttggggcatcaattgccaattccttttcactgaagatgagcacggaaaagtggtgttttagaaagaatggtgacaaacatgggaagctgaggaatttccaccctcaagtctacagccacaattctccttctgtcaccaacattgcacaccggtgtctgctgtgttctcacatctgcacttgaacagcagataccctcactcctttcagtgcgtacagggaggattataaagatctatatgcataacattgcactcaaaagtcctccttgtcccaaacaaaagaaaaaaaaaaacaaagagtgagggacattgcaaggacctggttttttgcacctctaccaccgacgccgcctcctcctcctcctctaccacctcctcctcagtggtgttttagaaagaatggtgacaaacatgggaagctgaggaatttccaccctcaagtctacagccacaattctccttctgtcaccaacattgcacaccggtgtctgctgtgttcttacatctgcacttgaacagcagataccctcactcctttcagtgcgtacagggaggattataaagatctatatgcataacattgcactcaaaagtcctccttgtcccaaaaaaaagaaaaaaaagaaacaaagagtgagggacattgcaaggacctgtttttttgcacctctaccaccgccgccgcctcctcctcctcctctaccacctcctcctcagtggtgttttagaaagaatggtgacaaacatgggaagctgaggaatttccaccctcaagtctacagccacaattctccttctgtcaccaacattgcacaccggtgtctgctgtgttcttacatctgcacttgaacagcagataccctcactcctttcagtgcgtacagggaggattataaagatctatatgcataacattgcactgaaaagtcctccttgtcccaaaaaaaagaaaaaaaagaaacaaagagtgagggacattgcaaggacctgtttttttgcacctctaccaccgacgccgcctcctcctcctcctctaccgcctcctcttccttggcagaaacttcctggccaaatggctctgcgtgcccctggctagggcatggtggtagcaatggtggtgagcccagcgacgtcaggagcagttgcaagggaccaggtgtgcaaaggtggcttcccgggtagggtcgggtggtgagcgctgctcaccgctcctagttccagttccatttgacacccggcaggaccacgtctccgtggccctgtaaggcagcagctggcgggtcccagcatcttcatgaccctgtgtgatgcgttgcctgtcccctgattggctgcctagtgattgttaggcgttttgcaagtggcttgtcatcaatagtgggtgtgtcttctcctccctatgTAAGGGccaagggtggcagtgggaggcagagagttggagacgggagacggcagatgctactgcaactggcactgtcagaataggagaggtagcggtggtggaggaggaggaggaggtggaggaggacgaggagaaggaggcagtagaggaggaggaggacgaggcggtggaggaggaggaggccgtgcaggaggagcaggccgtggtggtggaggaggctctggtggaggaggaggcggtggaggaggtggaggaggcggtggacgaggaggaagaggcagtctacaagtaagatcAGGCCatggtggaggacgttgtggacgaggaggaggaggcggtggaggtggaggaggaggcagtggatgaggaggaggccgtggaggaggaggaggccgtggaggaggaggaggccgtggaggaggaggaggccgtgcaggaggaggaggccgtgcaggaggagcaggccgtggaggaggaggaggctgtggaggaggaggaggctgtggaggaggaggaggctgtggaggaggaggtggtcgtggaggaggaggaggccatggaggaagtggaggaagcggtggcggtgaaggaggctctggtggaggaggaggcggtggaggaggtggaggaggtggtggacgaggaggaagaggcagtggacaaggaggaagaagcagtctacaagtaagattaggccgtggtggaggacgttgttgatgaggaggaggagagggtggaggtggaggaggaggcggtgggggaggaggaggcggtggaggaggaggaggcggtggaggaggaggaggccgtggaggaggaggaggccgtggaggaggtggaggaggcggtggcggtagaggaggctctggtggaggaggatgtggaggaggcgttggacgaggagaaagagacagtggacgaggaggaagaggcagtctacaagtaagattaggccgtggtggaggacgttgtggatgaggaggaggaggcggtggaggtggaggaggaggaggaggtggtggaggactaggtggtggaggaatcataggatcattagtgttggaggagaccttcaagtttgtgccacaagtgaagcctcagaaatcctcaaatccctccgctgcacctcagggcattgcctcagtgcagcttcagtcttggggacagcatttggaattgaggcaggggttggcaggagcatcctttgtgagggacctaagaccccagcaaggctcttggggcatcaattgccaattccttttcactgaagatgagcacggaaaagtggtgttttagaaagaatggtgacaaacatgggaagctgaggaatttccaccctcaagtctacagccacaattctccttctgtcaccaacattgcacaccggtgtctgctgtgttctcacatctgcacttgaacagcagataccctcactcctttcagtgcgtacagggaggattataaagatctatatgcataacattgcacttaaaagtcctccttgtcccaaaaaaaaagaaaaaaaaaaaaaaataaagagtgagggacattgcaaggacctgtttttttgcacctctaccaccgccgccgcctcctcctcctcctctaccgcctcctcttccttggcagaaacttcctggccaaatggctctgcgtgcccctggctagggcatggtggtagcaatggtggtgagcccagcgatgtcaggagcagttgcaagggaccaggtgtgcaaaggtggcttctcgggtagggtcgggtggtgagcgctgctcaccgctcctagttctagttccatttgacacccggcaggaccacgtcttcgtggccctgtaaggcagcagctggcgggtcccagcatcttcatgaccctgtgtgatgcgttgcctgtcccctgattggctgccaGTGATTGTTAGgcgttttgcaagtggcttgtcatcaatagtgggtgtgtcttctcctccctatataagggccaaagggtggcagtgggaggcagagagttggagacgggagatggcagatgctactgcaactggcagtgtcagaataggagaggtagcggtggtggtggaggaggaggtggtggtggaggaggtggtggaggtggtggaggagaaggaggcgttggaggaggaggacgaggcggtggaggaggaggaggaggcggtggaggaggaggaggcggtggaggaggtggaggaggccgtggaggaggaggaggacgtgcaggaggtggaggaggcggtgccggtggaggaggctctggtggaggaggaggcggtggaggaggtggaggaggcggtggacgaggagaaagaggcagtggacgaggaggaagaagcagtctacaagtaagtttaggccgtggtggaggacgttgtggatgaggaggaggaggcggtggaggtggaggaggaggaggaggtggtggtggactaggtggtggaggaatcataggatcattagtgttggaggagaccttcaagtttgtgccacaagtgaagcctcagaaatcctcaaatccctccgctgcacctcagagcattgcctcagtgcagcttcagtcttggggacagcatttggaattgaggcaggggttggcaggagcatcctttgtgagggacctaagaccccagcaaggctcttggggcatcaattgccaattccttttcactgaagatgagcacggaaaagtggtgttttagaaagaatggtgacaaacatgggaagctgaggaatttccaccctcaagtctacagccacaattctccttctgtcaccaacattgcacaccggtgtctgctgtgttcttacatctgcacttgaacagcagataccctcactcctttcagtgcgtacagggaggattataaagatctatatgcataacattgcactcaaaatcctccttgtcccaaaaaaaaaaaaaaaaaaaaaacaaagagtgagggacattgcaaggacctgtttttttgcacctctaccaccgacgccgcctcctcctcctcctcgaccgactcctcctcctcctctaccgcctcctcttccttggcagaaacttcctggccaaatggctctgcgtgcccctggctagtgcatggtggtagcaatggtggtgagcccagcgatgtcaggagcagttgcaagggaccaggtgtgTAAAGGTGGCTTCTcgggtagggtcgggtggtgagcgctgctcaccgctcctagttctagttccatttgacacccagcaggaccacgtctccgtggccctgtaaggcagcagctggcgggtcccagcatcttcatgaccctgtgtgatgcgttgcctgtcccctgattggctgcctagtgattgttaggcgttttgcaagtggcttgtcatcaatagtgggtgtgtcttctcctccctatataagggccaaagggtggcagtgggaggcagagagttggagacgggagacggcagatgctactgcaactggcagtgtcagaataggagaggtagcggtggtggaggaggaggaggtggtggaggtggaggaggtggtggaggactaggtggtggaggaatcataggatcattagtgttggaggagaccttcaagtttgtgccacaagtgaagcctcagaaatcctcaaatccctccgctgcacctcaggCCATTGCCTCAGTGCtgcttcagtcttggggacagcatttggaattgaggcgcgcgttggcaggagcatcctttgtgagggacctaagaccccagcaaggctcttggggcatcaattgccaattccttttcactgaagttgAGCAtggaaaagtggtgttttagaagGAATTGTGACAGACATGGGAAGCTGAtgaatttccaccctcaagtctacagccacaattctccttctgtcaacAGCACTGCACACCGgagtctgctgtgttctcacatctgcacttgaacagcagataccctcactcctttcagtgttATAAGGAGGATTATAAAGACCTAGCagcataacattgcactcaaaagtcctcgttgtcacaaaaaaataaataaataaataaataaataaagagttGGGGAGATTGCCAagacctatttttttcttttagaccAGAAAACTGATTAGGAATTGGTTGATGTTTTTAACAAGTacactcatttaaaaataaaatgtgtttgttgAGACAACAAATGTGGCTGTTGATTTGAAAGTGGGCAACAGTGAATAGAGATATATGCCACACTTGTGACTCTTGATTTTGATGCACATGTAGGATAAAGCTCGCTATGCAAAGAGCCTTCTCTTATTGATGGAGGCAGCCATTCATAGTTGTTGATGAACCTGAGCTGGGCACTGGGTACTGAAAGCATGAGCTACACTGGACTTGCAGCCTAAATGGTGCCCTTGAGATTTTACCATATGAGAATGATTTCTTCACCAGACGTATGCCCTCAGAATAACATAATCTGAGCTGTTGGGATGGTGGGTTGGTCCTGACATCAGGAGCAGGAGTAGCAGTAGTGAtagattcttattttttatttttaaaacaattttcttcccCTAGAGATCTTTCTTTTAGGAAGTCTCATCATGCTTCACCCATAAACTTGTCTGCACAGGTGCCCTGTGGAAAATTCAAGTAGCACCTCAATTTTATgcaacagaagcagaagcaaatgAACACAGGAGATGTGAGCTGGGACAAGTGCAGCTGAAGTCAGGTGCTCTGTTCCTTTGCCTTGTGCCTTAACCGCCTCACAAAAGCAAACTGGTCATCCTTTAAAGTTGCTTACAAAAACACACCTGTCCTCAAAACATCCATGATACTCATTCTGTCTTCAAAAGCCATGAAACCGGTCACCCAGTATTATTGCTCTCTGTTTTAAGCAGGGGAGTTGTCAGAGGTGAGAACGTACAGTTACCCAGCTTTCTTGGCTGCCATtacgtcctcctcctcctccatgtGTCACGTGCTTGAATTTGAAAGAAGCTGAGCACCAAACTGTAGACCACAGCTGTCCAAGAATCAGGTGCCAGCATCTATACTTGGTGCTTAAAAATAGAGGCAGTCAAATTTATGGACagtttggagagaaaaaaaagaaagacccTTAAATGATAGCGCCTGAGAGTAAGTCAGTGTTCATGGCTGGTATAAGAGACCACTAAAAAGTTAGTCCAACCTATTAACCATTTCATCAGCTACTTAGATTCTGTAAACTGGCATGGCTGTGCTGAAATAGTGGTTTATGGTAGGTGTGAATCAGGCTCATTTCACCTCTAGCATTGCTGCTATTCTGGTTCTAGCCTACTTCTGTCAATGCCAGCAGGTTTTGTTCTTATATCTCCCTTTTCCTGGAGATCACATGACTTAAATTCCAGCCTCGCTGCCACTGGCCTTGCTTCTTCCCCAGCCAGGAGGTGCCAGCATTAGGTACAGAGAGGATGCAACCTCAGCCAATGTGAGATAGCTAAAGGTTTGGGTTAGAGATAGGGATGCCACAACCTCTACCTCTTTGGGTATAGATACAACATCTAGGAAACTAGATATGgatcattttctttctagtaCTACTACAGGATGCACTGGAGAGACACAAGGTGTCAATTCACAGAGAAAGAGACAAATTTGCCCCTATGAATACACATCTATATTTCTGTAAGCTGTAAATTTGATTGAGTCAACAAGACTCATTTACAATCTCGCCTTAAGCATATACTGTGCAAGCTGAAATCCACAGTGATCTCCAGGTTAGCCTGGTTAATCCACCTCTAGGAGAGGGAAGACAGTACAAGGAGGTGGAAGTCACTTCCAGAACAGCATGTAACCACCTAGCAAATGCCAGCTGGTAGCCACTTCATACTTTACCTCTCATTTAACACTAGAGGAGAGCTGCGGGCTGGTGTTAGATGGTGTCTGTTTAATCAGAGGAGGCATGCCAAACTAGCTCAGTGTTGATGGTCCCACTCATTAGCAGAGTCAGCAGAAGCTTTTGGGGAGCTGCAAGGAACAGAATTTGCCTGAGCATTGCATGAGCATAATGCTGGCTTAGTGTAAAAACCAAGGCTATGGTTTGGATTCAGCAAGTCCTTAGGCTCCTAATTTAAGCTTGTAGCTTCACTGATGGAAAGTTCAAATAAATAAGGCTGACAGATTTTGTGGTGTTTCCTCTCGTTGGAAGAATTGGAACTGAAATGATGGCACCATGGATATCAGAGAGGTCAGAGCAGGGCAAAAAGTCTTAGGGCAAAAGAATGGgaagactgaaaagaagaaaggttaAGTGGTTTGGATAAAGGACATCTGATTAAATATGGGTGTCATGGGGAGAGGCAAATGGAGAAAGGTAAAAGGGCACAGGAATGGAGAGAAGAGGGATGTGGAAGAGGTGATGGGGCTTCAAATATGCTAGGAGGAAATGTCTGAATTCAAGACCTGCTAGGAGGATAGGGGTGACATTTAGAGCAGCAGAGACCTATTAAGGGTAATAGagagattattttatattatttggTTTCTACTGACAAAGTAAGATGAGCCTGGTGAACTCGGTGAACTGCAGACTCTATTTTGGATTGTAATTTTTACAGTGAACCTCACTCTGTGGCACAATCTCTTTTCTGGGTTAGAATATTCAGCCAATGTATTGTTGAAACGCAAGCTGAGAGGCCACTGTGAAACCACAAAGAGTCACCAGTTTTGACATTCCTGCGCACTCATCATTTGCTGCCCACAGCAGATTTTCTGGATAAATGCTTCTCCTTGGAGAAGGGGCTGGAAGCTCCCTATCAGTGTTATATATTAACATGGCATGGTATTTCTTCAGGGGTGAAAGGGTAGGTTAGCTACTGACACATAAATCCAGGCTGGACTAAGAAATTACTCTCCAGGCCTCTATTTCCCAAAACCGACTGAACACAGATAAGGTGAAGTTTCTCTGAACAATGTTATTTTGCAAAACTGTGTAACTCCCTGTTGCTttcttaagaataaaaaaatattatggttAAAAAATGCGTCAAAATCTatgtcttattttgttttcttagtttcATCACAGTAATATTTGCTTTGGTTTCTAATCAGATGTGGTTCCTGTACCCTCATATTCATTACTTTCATCTGCTTCATTCAGTATAATTTTTCTGGTTGAAGACTAAGGCTATGCATCAGcaacaagtatttttattcttgacCTCGTCCTCTTTGCATAGTCACTTTATCCTTCCTCGTTAAGTTATTTACTTGTatgaaaaactttcttttctaaaaattaattttccagatTAACATCACATTATGTCTACAAACCCttgaagaagaattttcttTGACAATCTACCTCCTTATTCATCACTTATATTCAGTAACATTGTGACTGTTGATCCTGGTAGCCACATAGAGCTTTTATTCCTCTTGGGGTGCAATTTCCATGACCGCTGTGCATCCCTCACAGCAATTCTGGGCTTCTTTCACATCCAGTTCCCTCACTGCTACAGTCCACTTCAAAGACTTCtctcatttcctttatttatttgtttgtttgtttcccttttgaAGCAAAACCTCCAAGTACTGTACAGACCTATTTTTATTCAGCTTCCTGCTTCTTTTATATGTAAGCAAATTATGATCACATGCtccaaagttatttttaatgacCACCTGCTCTATGACTTAACTGCTATTTACAACGAACAAATCTTTTGTAGGCTCAGTG comes from Anser cygnoides isolate HZ-2024a breed goose chromosome 1, Taihu_goose_T2T_genome, whole genome shotgun sequence and encodes:
- the LOC136791793 gene encoding golgin subfamily A member 6-like protein 26, which gives rise to MRCLSPDWLPVIVRRFASGLSSIVGVSSPPYIRAKGWQWEAESWRREMADATATGSVRIGEVAVVVEEEVVVEEVVEVVEEKEALEEEDEAVEEEEEAVEEEEAVEEVEEAVEEEEDVQEVEEAVPVEEALVEEEAVEEVEEAVDEEKEAVDEEEEAVYNTAHRSLLCSHICT